Sequence from the Marinobacter antarcticus genome:
CTCACATCTTCCGCACTCATGCCTTGAGTGGGCTCATCGAGCAACATCAGCTTAGGTTCCAGCGCAATGGTTGTGGCTATTTCCAGTGCCCTTTTTTGTCCGTAAGGCAGTTCAACCGCTTTTACGTCCCCAAACTTGCCAAGACCGACCTGCTCCAGCGTCGCCTGAGCCTTCTCGTTGAGTTGGTCGAGAATTTGCAGCGGGCGCCAGAAGTGGTAGGACACATGCAGTTTCCGTTGCAGAGCAATGCGAACGTTTTCCCTGGATGTCAGGTGGGGAAACACGGCAGAAATTTGAAACGAGCGAACCAGACCGTGCTGGGCAATGCCTGCCGGCTTGGCGTGGGTGATATCCCGGCCATCATAGATAATCTTGCCGGATGTCGGCGTCAGGAATTTGGTCAGCAGATTGAAAAACGTGGTCTTGCCCGCCCCATTGGGGCCTATCAGGGCATGGATCGAGCCGGTTTGGACACTGAGATTGATGTCCTTGATAGCTGTGAAGCCCTTGAAGTCTTTGGTGAGGCCGTGAGTTTTCAGAATAGCGGCCGGTTCCCGGGCGTGATCAGTCACGTAAAACACCCCTGTTAGGCCAGTGGTTCAGACACCGGCGATTATTGTTTGTTTTTGTTTTTTCAATATAAAAACAGCATTTCGATATACCGAAAACACCATGGAGTTAAGATAAGAAACACGATTTTGTCAAGTTGGGCCAGCTCGACGAAGGCATGAGGCGGCAAGGATGAAGGGATGGAAAATCAATGATTTGGAAATGATCACGGGCCGATTTCCGGCCCGTGATCTCTTGCGGTTAGTCTTAGTCCTGAGGCGGGCGTTCCACCACTTTGCGTTTACCCTTGGCGCACCGGGACAACGCCTTCAGGCCTTCCTCATCAAACGCATCCACACGGATAACGTCGTAAAGGGCCGTAAGTGCCTCCTGCAGCTTGTCGCACTCATCAGCTTTCACAATGCCCTCGGCACAGGCCCAGTCCACCAGCTGCTTGCGCTCATGGCCCATCAACAGTGCGATACCGTCCAGATCGTCTTCATCACGATTGCGGATGGCATCGTGCAGGCGGCTGCGCATGTCGGCGGTTTCATTTGCCAGTTTGTAGGCATTCAGAACCCGGCCAAGAGAATCGTCGGGATCCATGGTTGTGTATGTACCACGGCTGATGCGCTGACGCAGCGGGGTGTCCTCAACAATGCTGGCGGCTACGCGGGTGCCCAGCTTGTCATCCGGCCCGTTAAGACCGGTCGCACCCAGTGGGAACACAAGCAGGCGCAGAGGCCAGCGCAGGGCAGGTACAGGGAAGTTGATGATCGCCTCACGCATCGAATGCTGCAGGTCCCGCAGGCAGGTTTGCAGACACCAGTCTACCAGCGGCCGCTGATCGTCCGGGTAGCCCTCTTCATGCCACTGTTTGATCACCGCTGATGCGTAATACAGCTGCACCAGGCTATCCGCCATACGCCCGGACAGGCGTTGTTTGGCTTTCAGACCTCCGCCGACCGAGAGCAGAGTCACATCAGTCATCAACGCAAACCCTGCAGAGAAACGGGCAAGCTGGCGGTACGATGATTTGATATCCCCCTGCCTGGGAACAGACTCCAGCAACCCGCCGGTCAGGCCCAGAACCAGGGCCCGCAGAGCGTTTCGCGTGGTGTGTGCCAGGTGCCGGTAAAAGATGCCGTCGAATTTCTTCGCGGCCTGATCTTCGTCCTCCATGCCGGCAGCTGCAATTTCTTCAACAATAAACGGATGGCAGCGAATGGCGCCTTGGCCGAACACCATCAGGCTGCGGGTCAGAATGTTTGCGCCTTCAACCGTAATGCCAATGGGTACAGCCTGATAGGCGCGCGCCATGAAGTTGCGGGGGCCGGTAATGACACCGCGGCCTGCCACCACATCCATGGCGTGATTGATCACTATCCGCATCAGGTCAGTATTGCGGTATTTCAGCAGCGCTGAGGGTACCGCCGGCCGCACGCCCCTATCAAGCATGCCGGAAGTCAGCAGGCGCGCGGCATCCATCATGTAGGTATAGCCGGCGATGGGTTCCAGAGCTTCCTGTACGCCTTCAAACTGGCTGATGGAGCGGCCAAACTGCTCCCGGGTATAGGCGTAGGAGCCGGTCGCCAGGCTGGCAACCTTGCCAGCACCTGTACCCAGTGCGGGCAATGAAATGGAGCGGCCAATGGAGAGGCACTCCAGCAGCATGGTCCAGCCTTTACCGAGCATTTCCTGACCGCCGATGACCTGGTCCATGGGGATGAACACCTCGTTGCCCCAAGTCGGCCCGTTCATGAACACGGTATTCATGGGCAGGTGCCGCGCACCCGCATGCACGCCCTCGGTTTCGCGGGGGACCAGAACACAGGTCACGCCGATATTGTCGTTTTCGCCCAGCAGGTTTTCCGGATCGTAAACCTTGATGGCCAGGCCGATCAGCGTCGCGACCGGGGCCAGGGTAATATAGCGCTTGTTCCAGGTTACTTTCAGGCCGAGCACTTCTTCGCCTTTCCATTCGCCCTTGCACACAATGCCTTTGTCCGGAATGGCGCCCGCATCTGAGCCAGCGACCGGGGAGGTCAGCGCAAAGCAGGGAATTTCCTCGCCCCCTGCAAGCTTGGGCAGGTAGTGCTGTTTCTGTTCGTCAGTGCCGTAATGCATCAGCAACTCACCAGGGCCGAGGGAGTTGGGTACCATCACGGTGACGGCTGCAGAAACGCTGCGGGTGGAAATTTTCATCACGATTTCTGAATGGGCTGTGTTGGAGAAGCCCATACCGCCGTCTTCTTTCGGGATCACCAGGCCGAAAAAGCCGTTTTCACGGATAAACTTCCAGGCTTTGTCCGGCAGATCGTAATGCTCGTGGGTAATCTTCCAGTCATCCAGCATGGCGCAGAGTTCTTCTACCGGGCCATCGAGAAAGGCCTGCTCTTCACTGGTCAGGTGAGCAGGCCTGGCATCCAGAAGCTTTGACCATTGAGGCTTACCGGAAAACAGCTCGCCATCCCAGTCCACAGAGCCGGATTTAAGGGCTTCTGCTTCGGTGTCAGAGAGCTTGGGCAGACGGCTGCGAACCCAGCCCAGCAGCGGCCGGCTGAATTTGTCGAGGCGCAGTTCGCTGGGGAGAACCAGAATCAGGGCCAGTGCCAGAAAAAGACCGCCAAAAAGAATACTGGCAATGTGCCACTCATCCTGAAACAGGCCGACTAAGGTTGCGATGGACATCACCAGCGCAGCGGTAGTGCCGCCAACTCCCAGATAGATCAGAATCAGGGCACTGATGAGTAAGAAAAGTACACTCATGGGCAGACCTCCATATCGTGGATGAAATCATAAAATTTCAGGTTTAACCATCGGTCAAAGTCACAGCACATGCAAGGGCAGCACCCGAGTACAAATTTGCCGCTGCCGCAGCTTAGAGGCTCAGACCGACAATCAGCAGGGCCAGAGTGGCCAGAAGAATGGCTACGTTGGCGCCCAACAACACGTTGAGCGCGGCCGGCTGATTAATAACCCCCGGCAGCTTCCAGGCAAGCCAGAGTGCGAAGGGTGCGGTTGCCAATGACATTATAGACGGCAATGGCAACCAGCCGGCGAATACGCTCGTTACAAGAACAACGTAGCCTGAAACAAACAGGGCGGACACAAATCGGGCGGCCGCGCGGGTGCCGAGGGTGATGACCAGATGACGACGACCTATTTTGCGATCCGCTTCAACATCCGGTATCTGATTGATCAGCAGCAGCTCGCTCACCAGAAGCAGGCTGATAACGGATACGGTGATTGCAGTGGCATCAAGCCTGGTGCCAAGTGCAACCAGCGTGCCCAGAATCATCACCGGCCCGAAGCCGATGCCTGGAGCAAACAGGCATAGCAGGGGTGAGCGGGTAATCCATCGGGTATAGGTAAGCACTAGCATGACGCCGGCGGTTCCCAGAACCAGCATGGGCAGTCCCCGCTGCCACAGAAAATAGAGGCCGATAAGGATAACCAGCGCCAGGGTGCCAATGGCTGCCACCAGCACACGCTTTGCTGCGCCAGGAACCTCTGGGAGTGCTCCGCTGCCACCGGAAAACGGTGTACGTGAGGTAATCAGATCCAGCCCGGATATAAAATCTTCGTACTCATTAAGCAGGTTCACCGAAGCATGTGCCAGTAGGGCACCAACAAAGACCAGCAGTGTGTCCAGTAGTGCCGGTGCCTCGCCCTGTTGCCACGCCACTGCAACCCCCAGCCCGACACACAGAGGTGCAAGAACCAGAAAGTTGGGGCGGGAGGCGCGGACAACGGCGACGGCTTCAGACATTCATGTTTTCCTTAAAGATAACCTGCGGCGAAGACCAGCCCGAGCACAATCGGCATGACAATGAGGCTGCCCAGATTACTTAATAATACGAGGGAAGCCACTTTATGGGGCTCCTGCTGATACTGTTCTGCAACCATATAATTGAGCACCGCCGGAGGCAGGGCCGCGAATACCCAGAGGGCTGCAACCTGAAGGCTGGGCAAGTCCAGTATAAGGATCATCGGCCAGGCTAACAGCAAACCGCTGGCCGGGCAGGCGATAGCGCCGAGCATACCCAGTTTCCAGTCGCTGAAGTCGATGTCCAGCATGCGTACGCCCAGGGTAAACAGCATAAGCGGTATACAGACCTCACCAAGCATGTTCAGAGTCTGTAGCAGCCAGTCTGGCAAGGGTACGCCGCCGAAATTCACTGCCAGCCCCGCGATGCTGGCAAACACAATGGGAAGTCTCAGTCGCTGTATAATCGAGGTGTGTGGGTCAAGCATGTACAGGCCCACGGAAAAGTGCAGCAGCATTTCCACAATAAACAACACGATGGCCGCGGGCAGGGCCGCCTCACCGAATGCCAGAACCAGCAGAGGGATACCCATGTTGCCCGAGTTGTTGAACATCATCGGCGGCAGGAAGGTTTTCATGTTCAGGTTGAGAAATCGTGCCAGCGGATATAAAACAATCCCCGAGCCCAGAACAACAACCGTCGCGGCCAACGCGAGCCCGGCATACTCTTGTAATGGGGCCTGCTGGTCGGCCAGCACAGCAAAGACCAGCATGGGGACAAACAGCTCCATGTTCAGAACGTTCAGCCCCTGTATATCCGGCGTACGAAACCGCCCGTAAAGTGCGCCACAGCCGGCAATGAGAAACACCGGTAACAGGGTGGACAGGATCTGACCAATCATTGAAAACTCCAACAGGCGCCGGGGAAGGTTTGCGCGGATAAACCGTTAGGTTCGCAAGTAACCGGGTAATTCGGCAAGTATTATTGCATTTCGTTCGACCAAAGCAGAATGCCGGTGTGTTGACGGGGTGTATCAAGGAGGCCCGGCTGGTTGCGGAGGCGGCAAGACCCACTCACAATAATAACCAGTGTTACCCGATTGCTAGCCGATAGTGGAGTGCGCCTGTGACCGACTCTTTTGATCAGCCCCTTGCCCGGGAAAATACCTGCTCGGTAAAGTTTGATGCCCGCAGGGCGGTGTTCGGCCGCGAGGATGTGATTCCGGTCTGGGTGGCTGACATGGATTTTGCTGCGCCAGAAGCCGTCACCCGGGCACTTTCAGAGCGTGCCGCGCATCCGGTTTATGGGTATACCCTGTTTCCAGACAGTCTGTTCCAGTCAATAATGGACTGGTTTCGTGAGCGACATGGCTGGGAAATCCGACGCGAGTGGATACTGATGGCACCCGGAGTTGTGCCCTCCCTGCACGCTGCCTGCATGGCCTATGCGGCCCCTGGCGAAGCCGTGATTGTGCAACCGCCGGTGTATCCGCCGTTCTTCAGCTCCGTTCGACTCAGCGGCCGGGTGGTTATTGAAAACCCGCTTGTTTGCGACGATGAAACCGGACAATACCGGATGGATCTGGAGCACCTGGAGGCCTGCGCCGCGCGCCCGGATGCCAGGCTTCTGATGCTGTGTTCACCCCACAACCCGGTTGGGCGTATCTGGACGGAGCAAGAGCTCAAGGCTGTGCTGGATATTGCCCGCCGCCATGAGCTAACTGTGATTTCCGATGAAATCCACTGCGACCTCACCTTTGCCGACAAGCCACGACACCGGATACTTGCCTCACTCGCCGGGCCGGACGATGCGCTGATAACGGCGGTTGCTCCGAGCAAGAGCTTTAACATGCC
This genomic interval carries:
- a CDS encoding ABC transporter ATP-binding protein — protein: MTDHAREPAAILKTHGLTKDFKGFTAIKDINLSVQTGSIHALIGPNGAGKTTFFNLLTKFLTPTSGKIIYDGRDITHAKPAGIAQHGLVRSFQISAVFPHLTSRENVRIALQRKLHVSYHFWRPLQILDQLNEKAQATLEQVGLGKFGDVKAVELPYGQKRALEIATTIALEPKLMLLDEPTQGMSAEDVSTVTDLIKRVVEGRTIVMVEHNLNVVSTLADQITVLNRGEILAEGNYDEVSKNPEVMEAYMGTTDAA
- a CDS encoding acyl-CoA dehydrogenase; amino-acid sequence: MSVLFLLISALILIYLGVGGTTAALVMSIATLVGLFQDEWHIASILFGGLFLALALILVLPSELRLDKFSRPLLGWVRSRLPKLSDTEAEALKSGSVDWDGELFSGKPQWSKLLDARPAHLTSEEQAFLDGPVEELCAMLDDWKITHEHYDLPDKAWKFIRENGFFGLVIPKEDGGMGFSNTAHSEIVMKISTRSVSAAVTVMVPNSLGPGELLMHYGTDEQKQHYLPKLAGGEEIPCFALTSPVAGSDAGAIPDKGIVCKGEWKGEEVLGLKVTWNKRYITLAPVATLIGLAIKVYDPENLLGENDNIGVTCVLVPRETEGVHAGARHLPMNTVFMNGPTWGNEVFIPMDQVIGGQEMLGKGWTMLLECLSIGRSISLPALGTGAGKVASLATGSYAYTREQFGRSISQFEGVQEALEPIAGYTYMMDAARLLTSGMLDRGVRPAVPSALLKYRNTDLMRIVINHAMDVVAGRGVITGPRNFMARAYQAVPIGITVEGANILTRSLMVFGQGAIRCHPFIVEEIAAAGMEDEDQAAKKFDGIFYRHLAHTTRNALRALVLGLTGGLLESVPRQGDIKSSYRQLARFSAGFALMTDVTLLSVGGGLKAKQRLSGRMADSLVQLYYASAVIKQWHEEGYPDDQRPLVDWCLQTCLRDLQHSMREAIINFPVPALRWPLRLLVFPLGATGLNGPDDKLGTRVAASIVEDTPLRQRISRGTYTTMDPDDSLGRVLNAYKLANETADMRSRLHDAIRNRDEDDLDGIALLMGHERKQLVDWACAEGIVKADECDKLQEALTALYDVIRVDAFDEEGLKALSRCAKGKRKVVERPPQD
- a CDS encoding prenyltransferase; this encodes MSEAVAVVRASRPNFLVLAPLCVGLGVAVAWQQGEAPALLDTLLVFVGALLAHASVNLLNEYEDFISGLDLITSRTPFSGGSGALPEVPGAAKRVLVAAIGTLALVILIGLYFLWQRGLPMLVLGTAGVMLVLTYTRWITRSPLLCLFAPGIGFGPVMILGTLVALGTRLDATAITVSVISLLLVSELLLINQIPDVEADRKIGRRHLVITLGTRAAARFVSALFVSGYVVLVTSVFAGWLPLPSIMSLATAPFALWLAWKLPGVINQPAALNVLLGANVAILLATLALLIVGLSL
- a CDS encoding AEC family transporter, whose product is MIGQILSTLLPVFLIAGCGALYGRFRTPDIQGLNVLNMELFVPMLVFAVLADQQAPLQEYAGLALAATVVVLGSGIVLYPLARFLNLNMKTFLPPMMFNNSGNMGIPLLVLAFGEAALPAAIVLFIVEMLLHFSVGLYMLDPHTSIIQRLRLPIVFASIAGLAVNFGGVPLPDWLLQTLNMLGEVCIPLMLFTLGVRMLDIDFSDWKLGMLGAIACPASGLLLAWPMILILDLPSLQVAALWVFAALPPAVLNYMVAEQYQQEPHKVASLVLLSNLGSLIVMPIVLGLVFAAGYL
- a CDS encoding MalY/PatB family protein, translating into MTDSFDQPLARENTCSVKFDARRAVFGREDVIPVWVADMDFAAPEAVTRALSERAAHPVYGYTLFPDSLFQSIMDWFRERHGWEIRREWILMAPGVVPSLHAACMAYAAPGEAVIVQPPVYPPFFSSVRLSGRVVIENPLVCDDETGQYRMDLEHLEACAARPDARLLMLCSPHNPVGRIWTEQELKAVLDIARRHELTVISDEIHCDLTFADKPRHRILASLAGPDDALITAVAPSKSFNMPGLGLSALVIPDREQRSAIKAVFESMHLPQCNPFSIAGFEAGYRYGAPWLDDLMAYLQKNRDFVVETVNARLPGIQTQAPEATYLMWLDCRRLGLNDAALKRFFVEDAGVGMNPGISFGEQGSGFMRLNIGCPKAVLVDVLQRIEAALPGNRQATDQP